A stretch of the Synechocystis sp. PCC 7338 genome encodes the following:
- a CDS encoding FHA domain-containing protein: MAVCPTCNHTNPEGAIQCEACFTPLPTLMPCPHCGSPVQSDATFCGNCGQTIDPQQLAVTAPEEEEAPTPIAVAPENSEPIPAIPEVSSTPAPFPVGTQLQSQGASLVHVQTQTTLEIPVGMTVIHVGKPNDKVPPDIDVSGFANSDVVSRVHADIRLEGNEYFLEDVGSANGTYVNHTALPPGNRHLLRPGDSLSLGKGDLVTFIFQLN, from the coding sequence ATGGCTGTCTGTCCCACCTGTAACCATACCAATCCAGAAGGGGCCATCCAGTGTGAGGCCTGCTTTACGCCCTTGCCCACTCTGATGCCTTGCCCTCATTGTGGTAGCCCCGTGCAAAGTGATGCCACTTTTTGCGGCAACTGCGGACAGACCATTGATCCCCAACAATTAGCAGTAACTGCCCCGGAGGAGGAAGAAGCCCCCACTCCGATCGCCGTGGCTCCGGAAAATAGCGAACCCATTCCGGCCATCCCCGAAGTTTCCTCCACGCCGGCCCCATTCCCCGTGGGTACCCAACTCCAATCCCAGGGGGCTTCCCTTGTCCATGTGCAGACCCAAACCACGCTGGAAATTCCTGTGGGCATGACTGTTATCCACGTGGGCAAACCCAACGACAAAGTGCCACCAGACATTGATGTGTCGGGTTTTGCCAATTCCGATGTGGTGTCTAGGGTTCATGCCGATATCCGTCTGGAAGGTAATGAGTATTTCCTAGAAGACGTGGGTAGTGCCAATGGCACCTACGTCAATCACACCGCCCTCCCCCCCGGTAACCGCCATTTACTCCGCCCCGGCGATAGCCTTTCTTTGGGCAAAGGGGATTTGGTTACGTTTATCTTCCAGTTGAATTAG
- a CDS encoding CatA-like O-acetyltransferase, whose amino-acid sequence MEIPLRYQPRLLTTEKREGYLDWSLDFFTDDRLLQIPYIDLTVQLDVTNAYGFYQRQKNGRGSFFAFLLWHWMQCLQNHWEFRLRYDGQQWYVLDNPPAMVSVAIGGKQRFSEMLLENVVQLSYKEFSELYSEKLAQIREGNYERAEYNTFCLACIFGNLPNLRFTGLSVHYRRETIQGQPWLYFGQRYQHNERLFIPLCFKIHHANTDPLVLDQAINQFQACFI is encoded by the coding sequence ATGGAAATTCCCCTTCGCTATCAACCTCGTCTTTTAACTACAGAGAAAAGGGAAGGTTATCTCGATTGGTCTTTAGATTTTTTTACCGACGATCGCCTATTGCAAATTCCCTATATTGACTTGACTGTGCAGTTGGATGTGACCAATGCCTATGGGTTTTACCAGCGACAGAAGAACGGCAGAGGCAGTTTTTTTGCCTTTCTCCTTTGGCATTGGATGCAGTGTTTGCAAAACCATTGGGAATTTCGGCTCCGCTATGATGGCCAACAATGGTACGTGCTCGATAATCCGCCGGCCATGGTCAGCGTGGCGATCGGGGGCAAACAACGCTTTTCGGAAATGTTGCTGGAAAATGTAGTGCAACTTAGTTACAAGGAGTTTAGCGAACTTTATAGTGAAAAATTAGCCCAAATTCGGGAAGGAAACTACGAGAGAGCTGAGTATAATACCTTCTGTTTAGCTTGTATTTTTGGTAACTTGCCCAACTTGAGATTTACTGGTTTGAGCGTGCACTATCGTCGAGAAACAATCCAAGGGCAACCCTGGCTTTACTTCGGGCAACGCTATCAGCACAATGAGCGGTTATTTATTCCTCTTTGTTTTAAAATCCACCACGCCAATACGGATCCCTTGGTACTGGATCAGGCCATCAATCAATTCCAAGCTTGTTTCATTTAA
- the ppsA gene encoding pyruvate, water dikinase, with product MVSSVVEKTSVAHKETALILWFEEVGTHDVGLVGGKNSSLGEMIQQLTSKGVNVPSGFATTAYAYRYFIQEAGLEQKLRNFFADLDVNNMVNLQERGHLARQLILDTPFPQNLQTAIAEAYGAMCDRYGCKVDCTGVDVAVRSSATAEDLPEASFAGQQETYLNVHSLSCVLESCHKCFASLFTDRAISYRHHNGFDHFAVALSVGVQKMVRSDLATSGVMFSIDTETGFKNAALITAAYGLGENVVQGAVNPDEYFVFKPTLKEGFKPILEKRLGSKAIKMIYDVGGSKLTKNVEVGKPEREKYCINDEEILQLARWACIIEDHYSGVRGVYTPMDIEWAKDGQTGELFIVQARPETVQSQKSANVIKTYELKDHSQVLATGRSVGAAIGQGKAQVIRNVSEINQFRPGEVLITNRTDPDWEPIMKQASAIVTNQGGKTCHAAIIAREMGIPAIVGCGDATDSIKTGQEVTVCCSEGDAGTVYSGILEYEIYETKLDNIPRTKTQILMNVGNPEQAFGFASYPVDGVGLARLEFIIANHIKAHPLALMKFDELEDPVAKADIAELTKLYAGDRPQFFVDKLAHGIAMIAAAFYPKPVVVRMSDFKSNEYANLLGGRQFEPKEENPMIGWRGASRYYDPNYREAYALECQALKRIRDDMGLTNVIPMIPFCRTPDEGRKVIAEMAKHGLKQGENGLEIYVMCELPSNVILADEFSQVFDGFSIGSNDLTQLTLGLDRDSSLVAHLFDERNEGVKRMVKMAIETAKANGRKIGICGQAPSDYPEFAEFLVELGIDSISLNPDSVLKTVLRIAEVEKALG from the coding sequence ATGGTAAGTTCAGTCGTCGAAAAAACCTCTGTGGCCCATAAAGAAACTGCTTTAATCCTCTGGTTTGAAGAGGTGGGCACCCACGACGTTGGTTTGGTGGGGGGTAAGAATTCTTCCCTGGGGGAAATGATTCAACAGTTGACCAGTAAGGGAGTAAATGTTCCCTCTGGTTTTGCCACCACTGCCTATGCTTACCGCTATTTTATCCAAGAGGCTGGCCTAGAGCAAAAACTGCGGAATTTCTTCGCCGACTTGGACGTGAATAACATGGTCAATTTGCAGGAGAGGGGTCATCTAGCCCGGCAATTAATATTGGACACTCCCTTTCCCCAAAACCTACAAACGGCGATCGCCGAAGCCTATGGTGCCATGTGCGACCGCTATGGTTGCAAGGTTGATTGTACCGGGGTGGATGTGGCGGTGCGCTCCAGTGCTACAGCGGAAGATTTGCCGGAGGCTAGTTTTGCGGGGCAACAAGAAACATACCTCAATGTCCACAGTCTTTCCTGTGTTTTAGAATCCTGCCATAAATGCTTTGCTTCCCTGTTCACTGACCGGGCCATTTCCTATCGCCATCACAATGGCTTTGACCATTTTGCCGTTGCTTTATCAGTCGGTGTACAAAAAATGGTGCGCTCTGATCTGGCTACTTCTGGGGTGATGTTTTCCATCGATACGGAAACGGGTTTTAAAAATGCCGCTCTAATTACCGCCGCCTACGGGTTGGGAGAAAATGTGGTGCAAGGAGCAGTTAATCCGGATGAATATTTTGTTTTTAAACCTACTTTGAAGGAAGGTTTTAAGCCAATTCTGGAAAAACGTCTGGGCAGTAAAGCTATTAAAATGATCTACGACGTAGGTGGTTCTAAACTAACTAAAAATGTGGAAGTAGGGAAGCCAGAGCGGGAAAAATATTGCATTAATGACGAAGAAATTCTCCAGTTAGCCCGTTGGGCTTGCATCATCGAAGACCACTATTCTGGGGTGCGGGGGGTTTATACTCCCATGGACATTGAGTGGGCTAAGGATGGACAAACGGGGGAATTATTCATTGTTCAAGCCCGACCGGAAACAGTGCAGTCACAAAAATCCGCCAATGTAATTAAAACCTACGAGTTAAAAGATCACAGCCAAGTTTTAGCCACAGGGCGCAGTGTGGGGGCGGCCATTGGTCAGGGCAAAGCTCAGGTAATTCGCAATGTTTCTGAAATTAATCAGTTTCGTCCCGGCGAGGTCTTGATCACCAATCGTACCGACCCGGATTGGGAACCGATTATGAAACAGGCTTCGGCGATTGTTACTAACCAGGGAGGCAAAACCTGTCATGCCGCCATCATTGCTCGGGAAATGGGGATTCCGGCGATCGTCGGTTGTGGGGATGCCACCGATAGCATTAAAACTGGCCAGGAAGTAACTGTATGTTGTTCGGAAGGGGATGCGGGCACTGTTTACAGCGGCATTTTAGAATATGAAATTTATGAAACTAAACTGGACAATATTCCCCGCACCAAAACTCAAATTTTGATGAATGTGGGTAATCCGGAACAGGCCTTCGGTTTTGCCAGTTATCCCGTCGATGGTGTGGGTCTAGCCCGGTTGGAATTTATCATTGCTAATCACATTAAGGCTCATCCCCTCGCCCTGATGAAATTTGACGAGTTGGAAGACCCCGTGGCCAAAGCGGACATTGCCGAGTTAACCAAGCTCTATGCTGGCGATCGCCCCCAATTTTTTGTAGATAAATTAGCCCATGGCATTGCCATGATTGCGGCGGCATTCTATCCCAAACCGGTGGTGGTGCGAATGTCCGACTTTAAATCTAATGAGTACGCCAATCTGCTTGGTGGTCGCCAATTTGAACCGAAGGAAGAAAACCCCATGATCGGCTGGCGGGGGGCCTCCCGTTACTACGATCCCAATTACCGGGAAGCCTACGCATTGGAATGCCAAGCTCTAAAACGAATCCGGGATGATATGGGTTTAACTAATGTCATTCCCATGATTCCTTTCTGTCGTACCCCCGACGAAGGCCGTAAAGTCATTGCGGAAATGGCTAAACATGGCTTAAAGCAAGGGGAAAATGGCCTAGAAATTTACGTGATGTGTGAACTGCCCAGTAACGTTATTTTGGCCGATGAATTTAGCCAAGTATTTGATGGGTTCTCCATTGGTTCCAACGATTTAACCCAATTAACCCTAGGCCTAGACCGGGATTCTTCCCTCGTCGCCCATTTATTTGATGAACGCAATGAAGGGGTTAAACGCATGGTCAAAATGGCCATTGAAACCGCTAAGGCCAACGGTCGCAAGATTGGAATTTGTGGTCAAGCGCCCTCGGATTATCCTGAGTTTGCGGAATTTTTAGTGGAATTGGGCATTGATTCCATCAGTTTGAATCCCGATTCGGTGCTGAAAACTGTTTTGCGGATTGCGGAGGTGGAAAAAGCCCTAGGTTAG
- a CDS encoding diguanylate cyclase, whose protein sequence is MSDRHETKAQLLREIEGLRTDLADIQRIAKLGFWRFDIASGEITWSAEIYQLFGLEPHQFAPSYDWLVQSIQPEFRELHQSIVDTAITTGKTQTIEYAVRRADFSTGWVWARIEAVIDDQGEIRGLQGVAMDISDRKIAEIASRESEARFRNLFESNIVGMFFASNQRQILDANDRFLKMIGFSRQELDSRLVRWDELTPPEYNQKEQEIIARLQNHETPEPWQKEYCRKDGSRIPVLVGVASIDVKLKYTVCIVVDMTEQQETLHQYQVTEAKLAELNAQLEQRILERTQYLQENEERLKLAFNAANMGYWDLDLLTNGIVWSESLEQMMGLKPGTFDGDLEKVAQMMHPDDRGPVLEALEQSIHNNQPYDLEFRFIKPDGSLRWAASQAIVIRDQNNVPLRVIGVDVDITRRKQFEEELRKVNQALEERLDELKQRNAEMLILSGITDYLQSCFTVKDACGVISALAQPLFPDCHGGIFILSPQHNYLERVTFWGNPLYSDDVFTPLDCWALRRGRSHGVNQAQHALFCNHVNDQHLPLASLCIPLIAQGETLGLLFLSTFKEEVLPDIRRQLAKTVAEQLGLAIANLKLREQLEEQSLRDPLTKLFNRRYLEQCLTQELARAKRHRHSVGILMIDVDHFKHFNDSLGHKAGDLILASIGTLLKNNIRTSDVACRYGGEEITIILPDTTLQEASQKAEFLRQAIAEMKIEYSGKIVNSITASFGVACYPDHGETGQEIIQIADKALYDAKQAGRNRVIVAPKEVSI, encoded by the coding sequence ATGAGCGATCGCCACGAAACCAAAGCTCAATTACTCCGGGAAATAGAAGGGTTGAGGACAGATTTAGCGGACATTCAACGTATTGCTAAATTGGGCTTTTGGCGGTTTGATATTGCCTCCGGTGAGATCACCTGGTCAGCGGAAATCTATCAATTGTTTGGCCTGGAGCCCCATCAGTTTGCCCCCAGTTATGACTGGTTAGTCCAGAGCATTCAGCCCGAATTTAGAGAACTGCACCAGAGTATCGTTGATACGGCCATTACCACTGGAAAAACCCAGACCATAGAGTATGCGGTAAGGCGCGCTGACTTTTCCACAGGGTGGGTATGGGCCAGAATCGAAGCAGTTATCGACGATCAGGGAGAGATAAGGGGATTGCAGGGAGTGGCCATGGACATCAGTGATCGTAAAATCGCCGAAATAGCCTCGAGGGAAAGCGAAGCCCGCTTTAGGAATTTGTTTGAGTCCAATATTGTCGGGATGTTTTTTGCCTCCAATCAAAGACAAATTCTCGATGCCAATGACCGTTTTCTAAAAATGATCGGTTTCAGTAGACAAGAATTAGATAGTAGGCTGGTGCGCTGGGATGAGTTAACCCCCCCTGAATACAACCAAAAGGAGCAAGAAATTATTGCCCGCTTGCAGAATCACGAAACCCCAGAGCCTTGGCAAAAGGAATACTGCCGCAAGGATGGCAGTCGCATTCCCGTGCTGGTCGGCGTTGCCAGCATAGATGTGAAGCTTAAATATACGGTCTGTATAGTGGTGGATATGACCGAACAGCAGGAAACCCTGCATCAGTACCAAGTAACGGAAGCAAAGTTGGCGGAACTAAATGCCCAGTTGGAACAGCGTATTTTAGAGCGCACCCAATATCTCCAGGAAAATGAAGAGCGTTTGAAATTAGCGTTTAATGCGGCCAATATGGGCTATTGGGATTTGGATCTTTTAACTAATGGCATTGTGTGGTCGGAAAGCCTGGAGCAAATGATGGGCCTTAAGCCGGGAACCTTTGATGGGGACCTAGAAAAAGTTGCACAAATGATGCATCCCGATGATCGAGGCCCTGTCTTGGAAGCTCTGGAGCAGAGTATCCATAACAATCAACCCTATGATTTGGAGTTCCGCTTTATCAAACCGGATGGAAGTCTCCGTTGGGCAGCAAGTCAGGCCATTGTAATTCGAGATCAAAACAATGTGCCCCTCCGTGTTATCGGGGTGGATGTGGACATTACCCGCCGTAAACAATTTGAGGAGGAACTCCGAAAAGTTAATCAAGCCCTAGAGGAGCGCCTCGATGAATTAAAACAGCGTAATGCTGAGATGTTAATACTTTCGGGAATTACCGACTATCTCCAGTCTTGTTTTACAGTCAAAGATGCGTGTGGAGTAATTTCGGCTCTGGCTCAACCCCTATTTCCCGATTGCCACGGGGGAATTTTTATCCTGTCTCCCCAGCATAATTATCTAGAGCGGGTCACCTTTTGGGGCAATCCGTTGTACTCCGATGATGTGTTCACCCCCCTAGATTGTTGGGCTTTGCGACGGGGGCGGTCCCATGGGGTAAACCAGGCGCAACATGCCTTGTTTTGCAATCATGTTAATGACCAACACTTACCGTTGGCAAGTTTGTGTATTCCGCTCATTGCCCAGGGGGAAACCCTCGGTTTACTTTTCCTTTCTACTTTCAAAGAGGAAGTTTTGCCCGACATACGGCGACAATTGGCAAAAACAGTAGCGGAACAGCTTGGCCTGGCGATCGCCAATTTGAAGTTACGGGAACAACTGGAAGAACAGAGTCTGCGGGACCCACTAACTAAACTTTTCAACCGTCGTTATCTGGAACAATGCCTAACCCAGGAACTGGCCAGGGCCAAACGTCATCGCCATTCAGTCGGTATTTTGATGATTGACGTCGATCACTTTAAGCACTTTAACGATTCCCTTGGTCACAAAGCTGGCGATCTTATCTTGGCTTCCATTGGTACCCTACTGAAAAATAATATCCGGACTTCCGATGTGGCCTGTCGCTATGGGGGCGAAGAGATAACTATAATTTTGCCTGATACTACTCTGCAAGAGGCCTCCCAAAAAGCGGAATTTTTACGCCAGGCGATCGCCGAAATGAAAATAGAATACAGCGGAAAGATTGTGAATAGTATCACCGCCTCTTTTGGGGTTGCTTGTTATCCCGATCACGGTGAAACGGGACAAGAAATCATACAAATAGCAGATAAAGCTTTGTATGATGCCAAACAAGCGGGTAGAAATCGGGTCATCGTCGCTCCCAAAGAGGTTTCCATTTAA
- the nrtS gene encoding nitrate/nitrite transporter NrtS: MKVSLVVGSILLLINHREGIVRNKMTQKLWFFAGLTYFVPYCVNIHGQWTSRQRQQ, translated from the coding sequence ATCAAAGTCTCCCTAGTCGTGGGCTCCATCCTTCTACTCATCAACCACAGAGAGGGGATAGTGAGAAACAAAATGACCCAAAAACTTTGGTTTTTTGCTGGTTTGACCTATTTCGTCCCCTATTGCGTCAATATTCATGGACAGTGGACTAGTCGTCAGCGTCAACAATAA
- a CDS encoding sigma-70 family RNA polymerase sigma factor, producing the protein MLSQQTDTEVYAALKEGNSQALAVLYDRYGEVVYRLCLRMLTNAQEAEDLTQEVFLNLWHHPTYNPQRGSLLAFFSTLTRSRAIDRHRRSQAQWRMQERWGRNQTSEDRRDLMDKLALSEMSDRVRQAIAELPEKQKTVLEMAYFDGLSQSEISAGLQIPLGSVKTHKRNALLKLRKILNNLVEE; encoded by the coding sequence ATGTTGTCACAACAGACAGATACAGAGGTTTATGCCGCTTTGAAGGAGGGAAATTCCCAGGCCTTAGCAGTGCTTTATGACCGTTACGGTGAAGTGGTTTACCGCCTATGTCTAAGAATGTTGACCAATGCCCAGGAGGCGGAAGATCTAACCCAAGAAGTTTTCCTTAACCTTTGGCACCATCCTACCTATAACCCCCAAAGGGGCTCCCTCCTGGCTTTTTTTAGCACCTTGACCCGTTCCCGAGCTATCGATCGCCATCGTCGCAGTCAGGCCCAGTGGCGAATGCAGGAACGCTGGGGTCGCAATCAAACTTCGGAGGATAGAAGGGATCTGATGGATAAATTGGCTTTGAGCGAAATGTCGGATCGGGTGCGCCAGGCGATCGCCGAATTGCCGGAAAAACAAAAAACAGTGCTGGAAATGGCCTACTTTGACGGACTGAGCCAGTCGGAAATTTCGGCCGGATTGCAAATTCCCCTCGGCAGTGTCAAAACCCATAAACGCAATGCCCTCCTCAAGCTCAGAAAGATTCTTAATAATTTAGTAGAAGAGTGA
- a CDS encoding anti-sigma factor domain-containing protein, with product MTMINPEQTQELLADYVLGEVTPAQAEAVQQMLLDQPELQAEINSLQETLALLALSLPDSSPPADLKERILQLAETKTIPVSPKIVPVWRPEKFITQLNLKTLAIGAVALSIISVLGFSNYRLQQRIAVLENQNNLAKIIDQSSGYNHLVNLSGTDNAPQANGAVVVMPKNEQVTMMLYNLPPLSKGQIYYLWAIRNDEKIDCGQFLPDAQGRVIKELPLDDVMMTSTQLLVTIESSQPDLGGTGRTVMVGQI from the coding sequence ATGACCATGATTAACCCAGAGCAAACACAGGAACTACTGGCAGATTACGTTTTAGGTGAGGTGACTCCGGCCCAGGCGGAAGCAGTTCAACAAATGCTTTTAGATCAGCCTGAACTACAGGCAGAAATTAATAGTTTGCAGGAAACCCTAGCCCTGTTAGCCCTATCCCTGCCTGACAGTTCTCCCCCAGCGGATTTAAAAGAGAGAATTTTACAACTAGCAGAAACGAAAACGATCCCTGTCAGTCCCAAAATTGTCCCTGTTTGGCGACCGGAAAAATTTATTACCCAACTCAATCTTAAAACCTTGGCGATCGGTGCCGTAGCTTTATCTATCATTAGCGTTCTGGGATTTAGTAACTATCGCCTCCAACAAAGAATTGCTGTGCTAGAAAACCAAAATAATTTAGCAAAAATTATTGATCAATCTTCGGGCTATAACCATTTGGTGAACCTGAGCGGTACGGATAACGCCCCCCAAGCCAATGGAGCAGTGGTAGTTATGCCCAAAAATGAACAGGTCACCATGATGTTATACAATCTTCCTCCCTTATCCAAAGGGCAAATATACTATCTCTGGGCAATTCGTAACGATGAGAAAATTGATTGTGGCCAATTTCTACCCGATGCCCAAGGGCGTGTCATCAAGGAACTACCTTTGGATGATGTAATGATGACCAGCACCCAGCTTTTAGTAACCATTGAATCTAGTCAACCTGACTTGGGAGGAACTGGTCGAACGGTAATGGTGGGGCAAATCTAG
- a CDS encoding TVP38/TMEM64 family protein: protein MALNILLAKVKNLGWWAPSIYIAAYNLATILLLPGSLLTMKGGCLFGWWWGTIYTTIAAMIGATIAFLIGRHFSRNWVQKKMTKYPKFKLLNAAVKKDGWKIVILTRLSPIFPFNLLNYGFGVTDVSLKDYILGSLAMIPATIAYTYIGSLATGLTTIGDNLNNQTQIIQWSMRLCGLGATVFLIIYLKQWSDKVFQQSLSNLESKK from the coding sequence ATGGCTTTAAACATATTACTAGCCAAAGTAAAAAACCTAGGCTGGTGGGCTCCTTCAATTTATATTGCTGCCTACAACTTAGCCACAATTTTACTTCTACCCGGCTCCCTGTTGACCATGAAAGGAGGCTGTTTATTTGGGTGGTGGTGGGGCACTATTTACACAACAATCGCCGCCATGATTGGAGCAACTATTGCTTTTTTAATTGGTCGCCATTTCTCCAGAAATTGGGTGCAGAAAAAAATGACAAAATACCCAAAATTTAAGTTACTCAACGCCGCCGTTAAAAAAGATGGTTGGAAAATTGTTATTTTAACTCGCCTTTCCCCCATTTTTCCGTTCAATTTACTTAACTATGGTTTTGGTGTAACTGATGTTTCCCTCAAAGATTATATTCTTGGTTCCCTCGCCATGATTCCCGCCACAATTGCGTACACTTATATTGGTTCATTGGCTACAGGTTTAACAACTATTGGCGATAATCTCAATAACCAAACCCAAATAATACAGTGGTCTATGCGCTTATGTGGTCTTGGAGCAACGGTATTTTTGATTATTTATCTCAAACAATGGTCAGACAAAGTTTTTCAACAAAGTCTATCCAATCTAGAATCAAAAAAGTAA
- the arsM gene encoding arsenosugar biosynthesis arsenite methyltransferase ArsM: MTYLQTTADFYAEVAQTPEVGLCCVQNNPLTLPELTIPVPMQEMNYGCGTTVRPNELAGESRVLYVGVGGGLEALQFSYFCRRPGGVIAVDPVPAMRIAALRNLKLASQQNSWFKTDFVEVRAGDAFALPVPDNSVDVVAQNCLFNIFEPADLHRALQETYRVLKPHGRLIMSDPIATRPVPEHLRQDERLRAMCLSGALTYEEYTQHLIDVGFGQIEIRARRPYRLLDSVTYQLEQNLLLESLDSVSFKVPIPDDGACIFTGKTAIYAGSEPLFDDQAGHILQQGVPSAVCDKTALKLGSTYPDKILVTDSTWHYDGGGCC, translated from the coding sequence ATGACCTACCTACAAACCACGGCCGATTTTTACGCAGAAGTAGCACAAACTCCAGAAGTGGGGCTCTGTTGTGTGCAAAATAACCCCCTTACCCTGCCGGAATTGACCATTCCTGTGCCCATGCAGGAAATGAATTATGGTTGTGGTACAACAGTGCGTCCCAACGAGTTAGCTGGGGAATCAAGAGTGCTTTATGTGGGGGTAGGCGGTGGCCTGGAAGCATTGCAATTTTCCTATTTTTGCCGTCGCCCTGGAGGGGTGATTGCGGTGGACCCGGTGCCGGCCATGCGGATCGCTGCCCTGAGGAATTTAAAGTTAGCCTCTCAGCAAAATTCTTGGTTCAAAACTGATTTTGTGGAAGTTCGGGCGGGGGATGCCTTTGCCTTACCCGTGCCGGATAATTCCGTGGATGTAGTGGCCCAGAATTGTCTTTTTAACATTTTTGAACCAGCGGATTTACACCGGGCTTTGCAGGAAACCTATCGGGTTTTAAAACCCCATGGTCGTTTAATAATGAGTGACCCCATTGCCACCCGCCCCGTTCCCGAACATTTGCGCCAGGATGAACGGCTCCGGGCCATGTGTTTATCGGGGGCATTAACCTATGAAGAGTACACTCAGCATTTGATTGATGTAGGCTTTGGGCAAATTGAAATTCGGGCCCGTCGTCCGTACCGTTTACTTGATTCTGTTACCTATCAGCTAGAGCAAAATTTATTGTTAGAAAGTCTTGATTCCGTTTCTTTTAAAGTGCCTATCCCCGATGATGGGGCCTGTATTTTTACCGGCAAGACTGCTATCTATGCTGGTTCAGAACCTCTATTTGATGACCAAGCTGGCCATATTTTGCAACAGGGAGTCCCCAGTGCGGTGTGCGATAAAACAGCGTTGAAATTAGGCTCTACCTATCCCGACAAAATTCTGGTTACAGATTCCACCTGGCATTATGACGGCGGTGGTTGTTGCTAG
- the arsS gene encoding arsenosugar biosynthesis radical SAM (seleno)protein ArsS (Some members of this family are selenoproteins.): MVQQLECSFQKSKITPFAEKLENPLSKQKISTLQINLGKRCNLACSHCHVDASPKRTEELSPEICQQLIAIIQKFPQIKVVDLTGGAPEMLHGFRPIVEAVRETGKEVIVRSNLTIYFETGFRDIPEYCARHQVRVVASLPCYLEDNVDKMRGNGVYEKSIQALQWLNKLGYGQESSLILDLVYNPPLPTSEKFSLAPPQEALEQDYKKFLKEHFDIDFNYLLTITNLPIGRSKFHLEKYQLHQKYLGFLEQNFNPDTVDSLMCRNELSIDYLGNVYDCDFNQMENIPAKSTLNQKLTVMDLLKADNLDLIQDVKTANYCYGCTAGAGSSCGGALI; the protein is encoded by the coding sequence ATGGTTCAACAACTAGAGTGTTCTTTCCAAAAATCAAAAATTACTCCCTTTGCTGAAAAGTTAGAAAATCCCCTAAGCAAACAAAAAATTTCCACCCTCCAAATCAACTTAGGTAAACGCTGTAACCTTGCCTGTAGCCATTGTCACGTGGATGCTAGTCCGAAACGCACTGAAGAGCTTTCCCCAGAAATTTGTCAGCAATTAATTGCCATTATCCAAAAATTCCCCCAAATAAAAGTGGTTGATCTCACCGGGGGAGCACCGGAAATGCTCCATGGCTTTAGGCCCATTGTGGAAGCGGTCAGAGAGACGGGAAAGGAGGTGATTGTTCGTTCCAACCTAACCATCTACTTTGAAACAGGATTTAGGGATATTCCTGAGTATTGTGCCCGCCATCAAGTCAGAGTTGTCGCTTCTTTACCCTGTTACCTAGAAGATAATGTGGATAAAATGCGGGGTAATGGAGTTTATGAAAAATCTATCCAAGCACTCCAGTGGTTAAATAAACTCGGTTATGGCCAAGAATCAAGCTTAATTCTGGATCTAGTTTATAATCCGCCCTTACCAACTTCAGAAAAGTTTTCCCTTGCTCCTCCCCAGGAAGCCCTTGAGCAGGATTACAAAAAGTTCCTCAAAGAACATTTCGACATTGATTTTAATTATTTGCTAACCATTACCAATTTACCCATTGGTCGGAGTAAATTTCATCTTGAAAAATATCAATTACATCAAAAATATCTGGGCTTCTTAGAACAGAACTTCAATCCAGATACAGTTGATAGTTTAATGTGTCGTAACGAACTATCCATTGATTATCTTGGCAATGTTTATGATTGTGATTTTAACCAAATGGAAAATATTCCCGCAAAATCCACCCTTAACCAAAAATTAACTGTCATGGATTTATTGAAGGCTGATAATTTAGATTTGATCCAAGATGTTAAAACTGCCAATTATTGCTATG